Proteins encoded within one genomic window of Onychostoma macrolepis isolate SWU-2019 chromosome 11, ASM1243209v1, whole genome shotgun sequence:
- the LOC131549557 gene encoding uncharacterized protein LOC131549557 isoform X1 codes for MNLTFSLTVLYLLFLKGLFVQTDHVIFDPGSVCAPAGSTVALGSKCLLYPGWTFQSWKLRINNTETLVDPQKDSRYRYIKGFFHRCYLLIHGLKETDVGTYYMSCIYREENISSISNRQSEFTVHVTDLQVSVDSDHVTEGQNITLTCKTSCPPKQTFIWFKNGLRLDLGYSGDQLHVSVVNREDSDRYSCALEHFETFPSAEMLLNVTSDLLRRPVNR; via the exons ATGAATCTCACATTTTCACTCACGGTGTTATATCTGCTGTTTCTGAAAG GTTTATTTGTTCAGACTGACCATGTGATTTTTGACCCTGGATCAGTTTGTGCTCCTGCTGGATCAACTGTGGCTCTGGGGTCCAAATGTTTATTATATCCTGGATGGACATTTCAGTCATGGAAACTCAGAATAAATAATACTGAAACTCTAGTAGATCCCCAAAAGGACTCCCGGTACAGATACATTAAAGGTTTTTTTCACAGGTGTTACCTACTAATTCATGGTCTAAAAGAGACAGACGTTGGCACATATTACATGAGCTGTATTTACAGAGAAGAAAACATCAGCTCTATCTCAAATAGACAATCAGAATTCACTGTACATGTCACAG aTCTTCAGGTGTCTGTGGACTctgatcatgtgactgaagGTCAGAACATCACACTGACCTGTAAGACCAGCTGCCCTCCAAAACAAACCTTCATCTGGTTCAAGAACGGGCTTCGTTTGGATCTCGGTTATTCCGGCGATCAGCTGCATGTTTCTGTGGTGAATCGTGAGGATTCAGACAGATACTCATGCGCACTGGAACACTTTGAAACGTTCCCATCGGCCGAGATGCTCCTCAACGTCACCAGTGA ccTCTTACGAAGACCTGTGAATAGATGA
- the LOC131549557 gene encoding uncharacterized protein LOC131549557 isoform X2 has product MNLTFSLTVLYLLFLKGLFVQTDHVIFDPGSVCAPAGSTVALGSKCLLYPGWTFQSWKLRINNTETLVDPQKDSRYRYIKGFFHRCYLLIHGLKETDVGTYYMSCIYREENISSISNRQSEFTVHVTDLQVSVDSDHVTEGQNITLTCKTSCPPKQTFIWFKNGLRLDLGYSGDQLHVSVVNREDSDRYSCALEHFETFPSAEMLLNVTTSYEDL; this is encoded by the exons ATGAATCTCACATTTTCACTCACGGTGTTATATCTGCTGTTTCTGAAAG GTTTATTTGTTCAGACTGACCATGTGATTTTTGACCCTGGATCAGTTTGTGCTCCTGCTGGATCAACTGTGGCTCTGGGGTCCAAATGTTTATTATATCCTGGATGGACATTTCAGTCATGGAAACTCAGAATAAATAATACTGAAACTCTAGTAGATCCCCAAAAGGACTCCCGGTACAGATACATTAAAGGTTTTTTTCACAGGTGTTACCTACTAATTCATGGTCTAAAAGAGACAGACGTTGGCACATATTACATGAGCTGTATTTACAGAGAAGAAAACATCAGCTCTATCTCAAATAGACAATCAGAATTCACTGTACATGTCACAG aTCTTCAGGTGTCTGTGGACTctgatcatgtgactgaagGTCAGAACATCACACTGACCTGTAAGACCAGCTGCCCTCCAAAACAAACCTTCATCTGGTTCAAGAACGGGCTTCGTTTGGATCTCGGTTATTCCGGCGATCAGCTGCATGTTTCTGTGGTGAATCGTGAGGATTCAGACAGATACTCATGCGCACTGGAACACTTTGAAACGTTCCCATCGGCCGAGATGCTCCTCAACGTCACCA ccTCTTACGAAGACCTGTGA